In one window of Streptomyces sp. NBC_01224 DNA:
- a CDS encoding transposase family protein: MASCRPARRAGLGALADLGFLGLDDDPGDPVVVTGFKATRARKLTTSQEGANRVLAAGRAPVEHGFAHLKNWRTLTELRTDPARATNLLRALLVLTNLEVNR, translated from the coding sequence GTGGCGTCGTGTCGTCCCGCGCGCAGGGCCGGCCTCGGTGCCCTCGCGGACCTCGGCTTCCTCGGCCTGGACGACGACCCGGGCGACCCCGTGGTCGTCACCGGCTTCAAGGCCACCCGCGCCCGCAAGCTCACCACCAGCCAGGAGGGCGCCAACCGGGTACTCGCCGCCGGACGCGCCCCGGTCGAACACGGCTTCGCCCACCTGAAGAACTGGCGGACCCTCACCGAGCTCCGCACCGACCCCGCCCGCGCGACGAACCTCCTGCGCGCCCTGCTCGTCCTGACGAACCTCGAAGTCAACCGCTGA
- a CDS encoding serine hydrolase domain-containing protein encodes MSESLHTTENSAAGQDRPELQKAIQEIVDSGLAGVSLRVNDERGEWVGSAGVAELGEAAKPPVNGYVRIGSNTKTFTATLVLQLVAEGKIELDTPAADYLPEFALDRRITVRMLLQHTSGVFNFTGELFEDGTVVAGIPSTISGQEWVDNRFKTYPPEELVRLALSKPARFEPGTGWSYSNTNYVLARLLIEKVTGRSCAEETQERILGPLGLSDTVVPYTSPEIPEPHAHAYYRYEEGGQQKTVDITRQNPSWISAGGDMISTTQDLHTFISALAGGKLLPAGLLAEMRTPHPKSGFGLGLRVQDAGNGGTLLFHNGGAAGHAALMYSTPDGSKTLTASLNYVDDAAMSLAGAFLKAMERLVDEVFGGEQAGSTDEVAEPTQPTD; translated from the coding sequence ATGAGCGAGTCCCTCCACACCACAGAGAACTCCGCTGCCGGACAGGATCGCCCGGAGCTGCAGAAGGCCATCCAGGAGATCGTCGATTCCGGTCTCGCCGGGGTGTCGCTGCGCGTGAACGATGAGCGGGGCGAGTGGGTCGGCAGTGCCGGGGTGGCCGAACTAGGCGAGGCTGCCAAGCCGCCGGTCAACGGGTACGTCCGGATCGGCAGCAACACCAAGACCTTCACCGCGACCCTGGTGCTGCAACTGGTGGCCGAAGGCAAGATCGAACTGGACACCCCGGCGGCCGACTACCTGCCCGAGTTCGCCCTTGACCGGCGGATAACGGTGCGGATGCTGTTGCAGCACACCAGCGGGGTGTTCAACTTCACCGGCGAGCTCTTCGAGGACGGGACGGTCGTAGCGGGGATCCCCTCCACCATCTCGGGCCAGGAGTGGGTGGACAACCGGTTCAAGACCTACCCGCCGGAGGAGCTGGTACGGCTGGCGTTGTCCAAGCCGGCGCGGTTCGAGCCGGGGACGGGCTGGAGCTACTCCAACACCAACTACGTGCTGGCCAGGCTGCTGATCGAGAAGGTCACCGGCCGCTCGTGCGCCGAGGAGACGCAAGAGCGGATCCTGGGTCCGCTCGGCCTGTCGGACACCGTGGTGCCGTACACCTCGCCGGAGATCCCCGAGCCGCACGCCCACGCCTACTACCGGTACGAGGAAGGCGGCCAGCAGAAGACGGTCGACATCACCCGCCAGAACCCCTCCTGGATCTCCGCCGGCGGAGACATGATCTCCACCACCCAGGACCTCCACACGTTCATCTCCGCGCTGGCGGGCGGCAAACTCCTGCCGGCCGGGCTGCTGGCCGAGATGCGCACGCCGCATCCCAAGAGCGGCTTCGGCCTGGGGCTGCGTGTGCAGGACGCGGGCAACGGCGGCACCCTCCTCTTCCACAACGGCGGCGCCGCGGGCCACGCGGCGCTGATGTACAGCACGCCCGACGGCAGCAAGACCCTCACCGCCTCGCTCAACTATGTGGACGACGCCGCAATGTCCCTGGCCGGGGCGTTCCTGAAGGCGATGGAGAGGCTCGTCGATGAGGTGTTCGGCGGCGAGCAGGCCGGATCGACTGACGAGGTGGCCGAGCCGACGCAGCCGACGGACTGA
- a CDS encoding MerR family transcriptional regulator, with protein MANGLTIGQAAAFVGVTIKTVRHYHRLGLVAEPERDGSGYRRYGSADLLRLIQVRTLAGAGVPLAEIGDLLDADPEQFAAALDDVHRRLTKRIEDLTARRDTLHRLDHSDRALLPDRACAILDRLTDLGFSPDYVAVQREGLVLARALIPEIFDSFLTQLEHSLADPEFIELTKRSWDARSWDPDDPRIDGLASAVAANLLTNRALQTMPTGFQNQSDAAARYGLVNHHREDQGPSIARLNALVEANLRAAGIHIPHQ; from the coding sequence ATGGCGAACGGGCTCACGATCGGTCAGGCGGCGGCGTTCGTCGGCGTCACGATCAAGACGGTGCGGCACTATCACCGGCTCGGCCTGGTCGCCGAGCCGGAACGTGACGGTTCCGGCTACCGGCGCTACGGGTCGGCCGACCTGCTCCGGCTGATCCAGGTCAGGACCCTGGCCGGGGCCGGCGTACCGCTGGCCGAGATCGGCGACCTGCTCGACGCCGATCCCGAGCAGTTCGCCGCCGCCCTGGACGACGTCCATCGCCGCCTCACCAAACGGATCGAGGACCTGACCGCACGCCGCGACACGCTGCACCGGCTTGACCACAGCGACCGGGCCCTTCTGCCCGACCGGGCCTGCGCGATCTTGGACCGACTCACCGATCTCGGCTTCAGCCCCGACTACGTGGCCGTTCAACGCGAGGGTCTGGTGCTGGCCCGGGCACTGATTCCGGAGATTTTCGACAGCTTCCTGACCCAGCTCGAACACTCGCTCGCCGACCCCGAGTTCATCGAGCTGACCAAGCGCAGCTGGGACGCCAGATCCTGGGATCCCGACGACCCGCGGATCGACGGGCTCGCGTCCGCGGTGGCCGCCAATCTGCTGACCAACCGTGCGCTGCAGACGATGCCGACCGGGTTTCAGAACCAGTCCGACGCCGCCGCCCGGTACGGACTGGTCAACCACCACCGGGAAGACCAGGGACCCTCCATCGCCCGGTTGAACGCCCTGGTCGAAGCGAACCTGCGCGCGGCCGGCATCCACATCCCGCATCAGTAA